In Setaria italica strain Yugu1 chromosome IX, Setaria_italica_v2.0, whole genome shotgun sequence, the genomic stretch GCAAGGGACTCGCCCGCCGCTGGGCGGTGGAGCTCCACgacgtctcctcctccgcctcccccgccgtccCCGATCCGCCGGGCTTCACCAGATCCGCTCCCGACGCCGTAAGCCCCACGCCCCCTCTTCTTGCTCCCATCGGTTTCCGGCTAGCTTGGGTACAGGGTGCCGGAATTCACATGGTTCCGCTGCCACGCaggacgacgccgccggcgcgcgccagCGGAAGGACTCCGAGGCCGCATGGAAGGCGCAGGTTAGTCCCCGATCGATCCCCCCTCGCGTGGTTGCTCCCGGCAGATCCGCGCCTGGCGGCTCGGTACGATAGGTGTAGCGCAGGGTTTTGTGGGGGGCTTGATCCTGATCCGCGTGTGCTCTCTTGGTGCGAGCAGAAAGCGTGGGAGGTGGCGCAGTCGCCGTTCAAGAACCTTATGATGATGGGCTTCATGATGTGGATGGCCGGGAGCACCGTCCACCTCTTCAGCATCGGCATCACCTTCTCCGCCCTGTGGCAGCCTATCAGCGCTCTccgatctgttggaaaaggtaTTGCTTCCCTTTTGTACATGCCTCCATTCCGTTTTATCAGCAGCTTGGTATATGTTCTTTGCCCAGATAATTGGAATTAACACTTTAAAATAGCTGCTCAAGTGAAGGGATACTAGGAGGCAGGGTGTCCTTTAGTACCCTCCTTGTGATCCTGTAACTTCTGTGCCAGTCTGTATGGTTGCTTCTGCTGACTTCCATACTCTGATCTACATTTTGTTCATAGCATGATGTGTATGTTCAAATTGACTCGTCTGTAAATGTTGATCGCCTCCTCATGTGTGGCCACATTGAATTATTCTGGATGTGCAAGTGATCTTAGGTGGATCGTAGTC encodes the following:
- the LOC101767452 gene encoding ER membrane protein complex subunit 4; translated protein: MEKGKGLARRWAVELHDVSSSASPAVPDPPGFTRSAPDADDAAGARQRKDSEAAWKAQKAWEVAQSPFKNLMMMGFMMWMAGSTVHLFSIGITFSALWQPISALRSVGKVFEPFKDPRVDTIAPKLLFIALNLAAMGLGVWKLNTLGLLPTNPSDWVSSLAPAPEVEYAGGGIPLI